A stretch of Castanea sativa cultivar Marrone di Chiusa Pesio chromosome 2, ASM4071231v1 DNA encodes these proteins:
- the LOC142624808 gene encoding uncharacterized protein LOC142624808 codes for MSCSISTNRWLAPPTDVVKVNFDGATCPKKKKASIVVVVRDVNGLVLASCAKIKHQPYKVVEIESLAAATVLSFATDLAFRRIILEGDSMEVIQALRENTQSLTPSGLLIEDIRRFS; via the coding sequence ATGAGTTGTTCAATCAGCACAAACCGGTGGCTTGCTCCTCCAACGGACGTGGTGAAAGTAAATTTTGATGGAGCAACGtgcccaaaaaagaagaaagctagtATAGTTGTGGTGGTTCGAGATGTAAATGGTTTGGTGCTTGCCTCATGTGCAAAGATAAAACACCAACCTTATAAGGTAGTGGAGATAGAATCCTTGGCAGCAGCAACAGTCCTATCCTTTGCAACAGACCTTGCTTTCCGACGCATTATTTTGGAGGGAGATTCAATGGAAGTGATACAAGCTTTGCGAGAGAACACACAGTCCCTTACACCATCGGGGTTATTGATTGAGGATATCAGAAGGTTTTCCTAA